A genomic window from Streptomyces brevispora includes:
- a CDS encoding Rieske (2Fe-2S) protein has translation MSTSQDPEVRPGRRTVVTAAGAASVAAVLTACGGSKEAADSGRVKQTDGSEADGGRADVGGTVLAKTTDIPEGGGKIFTRQKVVVTQPTAGEFKAFSSKCTHMGCAVSSVTDGTINCPCHGSKFDMATGSVKVGPATEPLPATPITVQDGSISLAS, from the coding sequence ATGAGCACATCGCAGGACCCCGAGGTCCGTCCCGGACGCCGGACCGTCGTCACAGCCGCCGGCGCTGCTTCCGTGGCTGCCGTACTCACCGCGTGCGGCGGCTCGAAGGAGGCGGCCGATTCCGGTCGCGTCAAGCAGACCGACGGCAGCGAGGCCGACGGCGGCCGGGCTGACGTCGGGGGCACCGTTCTCGCGAAGACCACCGACATCCCGGAGGGCGGCGGCAAGATCTTCACGCGGCAGAAAGTCGTGGTGACGCAGCCCACGGCCGGTGAGTTCAAGGCATTCTCGTCGAAGTGCACACACATGGGCTGCGCGGTGTCGAGCGTCACGGACGGCACGATCAACTGCCCCTGTCACGGCAGCAAGTTCGACATGGCGACGGGCAGCGTCAAGGTCGGCCCCGCCACCGAGCCCCTGCCGGCCACCCCGATCACGGTCCAGGACGGCTCGATCAGCCTCGCGTCCTAG
- a CDS encoding cysteine hydrolase has protein sequence MPSVEQLAEQIDPDSTVLLTVECQQGVVGPGSALPELAKEARSSGALHNVARLVAAAHEAGVQVLHAVAERRPDGRGANRNARLFRAAGRLPVQQHSGTTAVRIAEPIEVADEDLVVRRLHGLSPIAGTDVDALLRNLGCRTLVVTGVSANVAIPNAVFDAVNLGYTAVVPSDAIAGVPADYTPAMIRNTLALVATVATTDDVLGCWLRGRSRTRG, from the coding sequence GTGCCGTCCGTGGAACAGCTCGCCGAGCAGATCGATCCGGACTCCACCGTCCTGCTGACGGTGGAGTGTCAGCAGGGTGTGGTGGGACCCGGCAGCGCGCTGCCCGAACTCGCCAAGGAGGCCAGGTCCTCGGGGGCGCTGCACAATGTGGCCCGGCTGGTCGCCGCCGCCCACGAGGCCGGTGTCCAGGTACTGCACGCCGTGGCCGAACGCCGCCCCGACGGCCGCGGCGCCAACCGCAACGCCCGGCTCTTCCGCGCCGCCGGGCGACTGCCCGTGCAGCAGCACTCCGGTACCACGGCGGTTCGGATCGCCGAGCCGATCGAGGTGGCGGACGAGGACCTCGTCGTCCGCAGGCTGCACGGTCTCTCGCCCATCGCGGGCACGGATGTGGACGCGTTGCTCCGTAACCTCGGCTGTCGCACGCTCGTCGTCACCGGGGTGTCGGCCAACGTGGCCATTCCCAACGCGGTGTTCGACGCGGTGAACCTCGGCTATACGGCGGTGGTGCCGTCCGATGCCATCGCGGGGGTGCCTGCCGACTACACCCCCGCGATGATCCGCAACACTCTCGCCCTGGTCGCCACGGTCGCCACCACGGACGATGTGCTCGGCTGCTGGCTGAGGGGCCGCTCTAGGACGCGAGGCTGA
- a CDS encoding pyridoxamine 5'-phosphate oxidase family protein — MAVIQRRGRRIMMTDEERDTYLAEQRTCRVATVGPDGRPHVGALWFCWDGTSLWLYSITRSLRWSHLGHDPHIAVVVDDGVEYGELRGIELSGEVAFVGEAPRTGEPCPELAVPEELFAAKYFGMEVMPHDGRHAWLRLTPKAVTSWDFGKLSDPPTV; from the coding sequence ATGGCCGTCATTCAGCGACGGGGCCGCCGGATCATGATGACGGACGAGGAACGTGACACCTACCTCGCAGAACAGCGCACCTGCCGGGTCGCCACCGTCGGCCCGGACGGCCGTCCGCACGTCGGGGCGCTCTGGTTCTGCTGGGACGGCACGTCGCTGTGGCTCTACTCGATCACCCGCAGCCTGCGCTGGTCGCACCTGGGCCACGACCCGCACATCGCCGTGGTCGTCGACGACGGGGTGGAGTACGGGGAACTGCGCGGCATCGAGCTCTCCGGCGAGGTGGCGTTCGTCGGCGAGGCACCGCGTACCGGCGAACCCTGCCCCGAACTCGCTGTCCCCGAGGAGCTGTTCGCGGCGAAGTACTTCGGCATGGAGGTGATGCCGCACGACGGCCGGCACGCGTGGCTGCGGCTCACCCCCAAGGCCGTCACCTCATGGGACTTCGGCAAACTCTCCGATCCGCCGACCGTCTGA
- a CDS encoding LysR family transcriptional regulator, with translation MLNLERLRTLDALARLGSVSGAAEGLHVTTSAVSQQMAKLEREVGQQLLAKNGRGVRLTDAGQLLADHAARILSQVELAQSDIEAQRGEVVGEIRLGAFPTAARGLFPSTLLALRADHPELRVRTRELEPEAGIHAVFRGDIDLAVVLDWSNKRLPVPGGLATAQLLDDAPDIAMPVGHPLADRAEVDLEDFADDDWVSWPEGEFCYEWLMFTLRSKGIEPRIAHLAGEHHTQLALIAAGMGVCVAPRLGRGPVPDGVRLVPVRQKMRRHVHAVWRADADRRPSIRAAVAALREAGRALDEPLGEDR, from the coding sequence ATGTTGAACCTGGAGCGCCTGCGCACCCTGGATGCCCTCGCCCGGCTCGGTTCGGTCAGTGGCGCCGCCGAGGGGCTGCACGTCACGACGTCGGCCGTCTCACAGCAGATGGCGAAGCTGGAGCGCGAGGTGGGGCAGCAACTGCTCGCCAAGAACGGCCGCGGGGTCCGGCTCACCGACGCGGGACAACTACTCGCCGATCACGCCGCCCGGATCCTCTCCCAGGTCGAGCTCGCCCAGTCCGACATCGAGGCACAGCGGGGCGAGGTGGTGGGCGAGATCCGGTTGGGCGCGTTCCCCACCGCGGCCCGCGGACTCTTCCCGTCCACCCTGCTCGCCCTGCGCGCGGATCACCCAGAACTCCGGGTGCGCACCCGGGAGCTGGAGCCCGAGGCCGGAATCCATGCCGTGTTCAGGGGCGACATCGACCTCGCGGTGGTGCTGGACTGGAGTAACAAGCGGCTGCCGGTACCGGGTGGTCTCGCCACGGCGCAACTGCTCGACGACGCGCCGGACATCGCGATGCCTGTCGGTCATCCGCTCGCGGACCGGGCCGAGGTGGACTTGGAGGACTTCGCCGACGACGACTGGGTGTCCTGGCCCGAGGGCGAATTCTGTTATGAGTGGCTGATGTTCACCCTCCGTTCCAAGGGTATCGAACCGCGTATCGCCCATCTGGCGGGCGAACATCACACCCAACTCGCTCTGATCGCAGCTGGGATGGGGGTCTGTGTGGCGCCCCGGCTGGGCCGTGGACCGGTGCCGGACGGGGTGCGGCTGGTGCCCGTACGGCAGAAGATGCGGCGTCACGTCCATGCCGTCTGGCGGGCGGACGCGGACCGGCGGCCGTCGATCAGGGCCGCGGTCGCGGCGCTGCGGGAGGCGGGCCGGGCGCTGGACGAGCCGTTGGGGGAGGACAGGTAG
- a CDS encoding DMT family transporter translates to MSAPPVPPALPAPPVPPAPTAPSAARAADTPTPSPASLSSSSSSAGPAHRPALDWRLRFAALSLIWGFSFLLIKVGTDGYAPFQVTLGRLLSGTAVLAVAMAVKRERLPRTARTWGHLAVAAFFLNALPFSLFAYAELTIPSTLAGICNATSPLWGMALSLVALSEDRPTRRRVAGLGLGFLGVLTVLGAWQGFSGLDFTGTAMALLASLSYPIGWIYVRRTLAGSGSSTLALTGSQLFLGTVQLALVTPLFTSAPAGFPLLPTLAVVALGALGTGLAVLLQYGLVTEVGPTTAQMVTYFIPVIATAAGVTLLGEDLSWNTPVGALVVLAGAALTQSRPRAGKVPTLPEPAPVRR, encoded by the coding sequence ATGAGCGCACCGCCCGTACCGCCCGCATTGCCCGCACCGCCGGTACCACCTGCACCAACGGCCCCGTCGGCGGCCCGGGCTGCCGACACACCGACCCCCTCCCCCGCCTCCCTTTCCTCCTCTTCCTCCTCTGCCGGCCCCGCCCACCGTCCGGCGCTGGACTGGCGGCTGCGCTTCGCGGCACTCTCGCTCATCTGGGGATTCAGCTTTCTCCTGATCAAGGTCGGCACCGACGGGTACGCCCCGTTCCAGGTCACTCTCGGCCGACTGCTGTCGGGCACGGCCGTGCTCGCCGTGGCGATGGCGGTGAAGCGGGAGCGCCTGCCGCGCACCGCCCGCACCTGGGGCCATCTGGCCGTCGCCGCGTTCTTCCTCAACGCGCTGCCATTCTCGCTCTTCGCGTACGCCGAACTGACCATCCCCTCGACGCTGGCCGGTATCTGCAACGCGACCTCACCGCTGTGGGGCATGGCGCTGTCGCTGGTCGCGCTCTCGGAGGACCGGCCGACCCGCCGACGGGTGGCCGGCCTCGGGCTCGGCTTCCTCGGGGTACTGACCGTGCTGGGTGCCTGGCAGGGCTTCTCCGGCCTGGACTTCACCGGCACGGCGATGGCGCTCCTGGCCTCCCTCAGCTATCCGATCGGCTGGATCTACGTCCGCCGGACACTGGCGGGCAGCGGTTCCTCGACACTCGCGCTCACGGGCAGCCAGCTCTTCCTGGGGACCGTGCAACTCGCCCTGGTGACTCCACTGTTCACCTCGGCCCCGGCCGGATTCCCCTTGCTGCCCACCCTCGCCGTGGTCGCCCTGGGGGCCCTCGGCACGGGACTCGCCGTGCTCCTCCAGTACGGGCTGGTCACCGAGGTCGGCCCGACGACCGCGCAGATGGTCACCTACTTCATCCCGGTGATCGCCACCGCCGCCGGGGTCACCCTGCTCGGCGAAGATCTGAGCTGGAACACCCCGGTCGGCGCCCTCGTGGTCCTGGCGGGGGCCGCCCTGACCCAGAGCAGGCCACGGGCCGGCAAGGTACCCACCTTGCCGGAGCCCGCCCCCGTCCGGCGGTAG
- a CDS encoding aminotransferase class I/II-fold pyridoxal phosphate-dependent enzyme, with protein MLGEYRIAGRRASEIAAGVEQAVGSGELAPGQVLPPMRELAARLEVNPNTVAAAYRTLRERGVIETAGRKGSRVRPRPANTVRGSLRIEAPPGVRDLGKGNPDPALLPALGEAFAAVAEAYAQAPGMYAQAPVDPEFAALARSELDADGVPAGPVIATSGSLDAIERVLTAHLRPGDAVAVEDPGWGSLLDLVPALGMRPVPVALDDDGPLPDALEAALKAGARAVVVTDRAQNPTGAAIGAARAAELRAVLAGHRGVLLIEDDHGHAIVDLPLHPLAGATDRWAFVRSVAKAYGPDLRVAVLTGDAVTADRVSGRQMLGPGWVSRLLQRAMVHLWTAGAVDSRAVARSYAHRRDALVRALEARGVEAHGRSGMNVWVPVSDETGAVARLLHAGWAVAPGARFRMSAPQGIRITVSPLEDADIGPLADAVAAAAGPAKPLSYG; from the coding sequence GTGCTAGGAGAGTATCGGATCGCGGGACGGCGTGCATCGGAAATTGCGGCCGGCGTGGAGCAGGCGGTCGGCTCCGGGGAGCTGGCTCCCGGTCAAGTGCTGCCGCCCATGAGGGAGTTGGCGGCTCGACTGGAGGTGAACCCCAATACGGTGGCGGCCGCCTATCGCACCCTGCGCGAGCGCGGGGTGATCGAGACCGCCGGGCGCAAGGGCAGTCGGGTCCGGCCGCGCCCCGCGAACACCGTGCGTGGATCGCTGCGGATCGAGGCGCCGCCCGGGGTGCGGGACCTGGGGAAGGGGAATCCTGACCCGGCGCTGCTGCCCGCCCTGGGCGAGGCGTTCGCCGCGGTCGCCGAGGCGTATGCGCAGGCGCCGGGGATGTACGCGCAGGCGCCCGTGGACCCGGAGTTCGCCGCGCTCGCACGAAGCGAGTTGGACGCCGACGGCGTTCCGGCCGGGCCGGTGATCGCCACCTCGGGATCGCTCGACGCGATCGAACGGGTGCTGACCGCCCATCTCAGACCCGGCGACGCGGTAGCCGTCGAGGACCCGGGCTGGGGCAGCCTGCTGGATCTCGTGCCGGCGCTGGGAATGCGTCCCGTACCCGTCGCGCTCGACGACGACGGGCCGTTGCCGGACGCCCTGGAAGCGGCACTGAAGGCCGGCGCCCGTGCGGTCGTCGTCACCGACCGGGCGCAGAATCCGACCGGGGCCGCGATCGGCGCCGCGCGGGCGGCCGAACTGCGCGCGGTGCTCGCCGGCCACCGGGGCGTGCTGCTGATCGAGGACGACCACGGGCACGCCATCGTCGATCTGCCACTGCACCCCCTGGCGGGCGCCACGGACCGCTGGGCGTTCGTACGGTCGGTCGCCAAGGCGTACGGGCCGGATCTGCGGGTCGCCGTGCTGACGGGCGACGCCGTCACGGCCGACCGGGTCTCGGGGCGGCAGATGCTGGGACCCGGGTGGGTCAGCAGGCTGCTGCAACGGGCGATGGTGCACCTGTGGACCGCGGGCGCCGTGGACTCACGGGCGGTGGCCCGGTCCTACGCGCATCGCCGGGACGCCCTCGTGCGGGCGCTGGAGGCCCGGGGCGTCGAGGCGCACGGCCGCAGCGGGATGAACGTGTGGGTCCCTGTGAGTGACGAGACCGGGGCCGTGGCGCGGTTGTTGCACGCGGGCTGGGCGGTGGCGCCCGGAGCCCGGTTCCGGATGTCCGCGCCCCAGGGGATCCGGATCACCGTGTCACCGCTCGAGGACGCGGACATCGGGCCGCTGGCGGATGCGGTGGCGGCAGCGGCGGGGCCCGCCAAGCCGCTGAGCTACGGCTGA
- a CDS encoding pyridoxamine 5'-phosphate oxidase family protein: protein MPDTERPQTPGPDAAAAYEPTGRTVPTRSRERAGYDRAQIHSILDEAYVCHLGFVRDGAPVVLPTLFGRVGERLYVHGSTGSRPLRAAGKSSDGLAVCLTVTHVDGLVLARSAFHHSLNYRSVVVHGIAHAVTDPEERRTALDAIVEQVVPGRSRDSRPADEKELAATAVLRLDLREVSAKVRTGGPDDDPEDLGLPHWTGVVPLTHGFAAPVPAADLDPAIPVPDYLKAL from the coding sequence ATGCCGGACACCGAACGGCCGCAGACCCCGGGCCCGGACGCCGCAGCCGCTTACGAACCGACCGGGCGCACGGTCCCGACCCGCTCCCGCGAACGGGCCGGCTACGACCGCGCACAGATCCACTCGATACTCGACGAGGCCTACGTCTGCCATCTCGGCTTCGTGCGCGACGGCGCCCCCGTCGTCCTGCCGACACTCTTCGGCCGGGTCGGCGAGCGGCTCTACGTGCACGGCTCCACCGGCTCCCGCCCGCTGCGGGCGGCGGGCAAGAGCTCCGACGGCCTCGCCGTGTGCCTGACGGTGACACATGTCGACGGCCTGGTGCTGGCCCGCTCCGCCTTCCACCACTCGCTCAACTACCGCTCCGTGGTGGTCCATGGCATCGCTCACGCGGTGACCGACCCCGAGGAGCGGCGCACCGCGCTCGACGCGATCGTGGAGCAGGTGGTTCCGGGGCGCTCACGGGACTCACGGCCGGCCGACGAGAAGGAGCTGGCCGCCACCGCCGTGCTCCGGCTGGATCTGCGGGAGGTGTCCGCGAAGGTCCGCACCGGCGGCCCGGACGACGACCCAGAGGATCTCGGCCTGCCCCACTGGACGGGCGTCGTCCCCCTCACGCACGGCTTCGCCGCCCCGGTCCCCGCGGCCGACCTCGATCCCGCCATCCCGGTTCCGGACTATCTCAAGGCACTCTGA
- a CDS encoding DMT family transporter, whose amino-acid sequence MSNPASGLSVGRSLSYLIIAGVAWGTAGAAASLIFEASDLGPLALSFWRCAGGLVLLLAALALRPARVVTATESRRRRLLRIVGTGVGLTVFQTAYFAAVQVTGLAVGTVVTLGAGPVLIAVGARLGMGERLGGGGIAAVVGALTGLAVLVLGGDAGTVRPAGVALALLSAAGYAAITLLTRWLGRDGGGTDALATSAWAFAVAAVVLLPMAAGEGLVPQTAHTAQVVILLVYVAAIPTALAYALYFAGAAVVRAATVSVIMLLEPVSAAVIAVVVLHEELTAATVAGTLLLLTAVAGLAVAETRVAANARREAAVHV is encoded by the coding sequence GTGTCGAATCCTGCTTCCGGCCTGTCCGTCGGGCGGAGCCTGTCCTATCTGATCATCGCCGGAGTGGCCTGGGGCACGGCCGGTGCCGCCGCCTCGCTGATCTTCGAGGCCAGTGATCTCGGCCCCCTCGCGCTGTCGTTCTGGCGCTGCGCGGGCGGCCTGGTACTCCTGCTCGCCGCGCTGGCGCTGCGGCCCGCGCGGGTGGTCACCGCTACCGAGTCCCGTCGTCGCCGACTGCTGCGCATCGTCGGCACCGGTGTGGGGCTCACCGTCTTCCAGACCGCGTACTTCGCCGCGGTCCAGGTCACCGGCCTCGCGGTCGGGACCGTCGTCACACTCGGGGCGGGCCCCGTCCTCATCGCCGTCGGCGCCCGGCTGGGCATGGGCGAGCGGCTGGGCGGCGGCGGGATCGCCGCGGTGGTGGGAGCACTGACCGGGCTCGCCGTACTGGTGCTCGGCGGCGACGCGGGTACGGTGCGGCCCGCCGGTGTCGCGCTGGCGCTGCTCTCCGCCGCCGGCTACGCGGCGATCACCCTGCTGACCCGTTGGCTCGGCCGTGACGGTGGCGGTACGGACGCGCTCGCCACCAGTGCCTGGGCGTTCGCGGTCGCCGCGGTCGTGCTGCTGCCGATGGCGGCCGGTGAGGGGCTCGTGCCGCAGACCGCGCACACGGCACAGGTGGTGATCCTGCTCGTGTACGTGGCGGCGATCCCGACCGCGCTCGCCTACGCGCTCTACTTCGCGGGGGCCGCCGTGGTGCGCGCTGCCACCGTGTCGGTGATCATGCTTCTCGAACCGGTGAGTGCGGCGGTGATCGCCGTCGTGGTCCTCCACGAGGAGCTCACCGCGGCCACCGTCGCCGGGACCCTGCTGCTGCTCACGGCGGTGGCCGGGCTGGCGGTGGCCGAGACCCGCGTCGCCGCGAACGCCCGCCGCGAGGCGGCCGTCCACGTCTGA
- a CDS encoding EamA family transporter — MHASQGRSAGLGLALASAFAFGGSGVAAKPLIEAGLDPLHVVWLRVTGAALVMLPVAWRHRALVRSRPVLLLGFGLLAVAGVQAFYFAAISRVPVGVALLVEYLAPALVLGWVRFVQRRPVTRAAAVGVVLAVGGLACVVEVWAGLSFDVVGLLLALGAACCQVGYFVLSDQGSGESAAGAESPHPVGVIAYGLLIGAAVLTVVARPWDMDWSLLGGSTTMNGTDVPAWLLLLWIVLLATVIAYVTGVISVRMLSPAVAGVVACLEAVIATVLAWVLLGEHLAAPQLIGGALVLFGAFIAQSSTPKGPSGPFASGPGGELVGTEGELSADRPAS, encoded by the coding sequence ATGCACGCGTCTCAGGGGAGAAGCGCCGGCCTGGGACTCGCCCTCGCCTCGGCCTTCGCATTCGGCGGTTCCGGAGTGGCGGCCAAGCCGCTGATCGAGGCGGGGCTCGACCCGCTCCATGTGGTGTGGCTACGGGTGACGGGCGCCGCGCTCGTCATGCTGCCCGTGGCCTGGCGCCATCGCGCTCTGGTACGCAGCCGGCCCGTGCTGCTGCTGGGATTCGGCCTGCTCGCCGTCGCGGGCGTCCAGGCCTTCTACTTCGCGGCGATCTCCCGCGTCCCGGTCGGGGTCGCCCTGCTGGTCGAATACCTCGCACCGGCGCTCGTCCTCGGCTGGGTGCGCTTCGTCCAGCGCCGCCCGGTGACGCGGGCGGCCGCCGTCGGTGTGGTCCTGGCGGTGGGCGGTCTGGCGTGCGTGGTCGAGGTGTGGGCCGGGCTGAGCTTCGACGTCGTCGGACTGCTCCTCGCACTCGGCGCCGCCTGCTGCCAGGTCGGCTACTTCGTCCTCTCCGATCAGGGCAGCGGCGAGTCGGCGGCGGGCGCCGAATCCCCGCACCCGGTCGGGGTCATCGCCTACGGGCTGCTGATCGGCGCCGCCGTTCTCACCGTGGTGGCCCGGCCGTGGGACATGGACTGGTCCCTGCTCGGCGGAAGCACCACCATGAACGGCACGGATGTGCCCGCCTGGCTGCTGCTCCTCTGGATCGTGCTGCTCGCCACCGTGATCGCGTACGTCACCGGCGTGATCTCGGTGCGGATGCTGTCCCCGGCTGTCGCGGGTGTCGTGGCCTGTCTGGAGGCGGTCATCGCGACCGTGCTGGCCTGGGTGCTGCTCGGGGAACATCTGGCCGCCCCGCAGCTCATCGGCGGCGCCCTGGTGCTGTTCGGCGCCTTCATCGCGCAGTCCTCGACACCGAAGGGGCCCTCCGGGCCCTTCGCTTCGGGGCCCGGCGGCGAGCTCGTCGGGACGGAGGGGGAGTTGTCCGCCGACCGCCCCGCCTCGTAG
- a CDS encoding Clp protease N-terminal domain-containing protein, which produces MQNRTPRIPQQPAPNHRAETDAGLTAELAAVVTGARRRALRDGDQQIDTAHLLHSLIESDPEVRTAFAGGPQLARVLGYLVQRSIGYGLRWQGAIEDSGAIPVVSGTPDTGVEHWSPSAASAMDDAHRRARLRGREQACGLDLIAALAADRRCRAVEVLERAGVDAALLADRIGEASGRE; this is translated from the coding sequence GTGCAGAACCGGACACCGCGGATTCCTCAGCAGCCCGCACCGAATCACCGTGCCGAGACCGATGCCGGACTCACCGCGGAGCTGGCCGCCGTGGTGACGGGTGCGCGCAGGCGCGCGCTCCGCGACGGCGACCAGCAGATCGACACGGCCCATCTGCTGCACTCCCTGATCGAATCGGACCCCGAGGTCCGCACCGCCTTCGCCGGTGGACCGCAGTTGGCCAGAGTGCTCGGCTACCTCGTCCAGCGCAGCATCGGCTATGGGCTCCGCTGGCAGGGCGCGATCGAGGACTCCGGAGCGATTCCGGTGGTGTCGGGCACGCCGGACACGGGGGTGGAGCACTGGTCTCCCTCCGCGGCCTCCGCGATGGACGACGCGCACCGGCGCGCGCGACTCCGGGGCAGGGAACAGGCCTGCGGCCTCGATCTGATCGCCGCACTGGCCGCGGACCGGCGGTGCCGGGCCGTCGAGGTGCTGGAGCGGGCGGGCGTGGACGCGGCGCTGCTCGCGGACCGGATCGGCGAGGCCTCCGGCCGGGAGTGA
- a CDS encoding type II toxin-antitoxin system Rv0910 family toxin produces MAEVSAEARIEAPAEKVWAQLTDFSTYGEWNATHTSFPKGGPAVLELAGTYEENMKLMGFPAEVTWTVSELEDCRLLTTTGKGPMGVNLKMRYALTPDGDATTVRIDGEFTGAAVSLMAGKLKDSATAALIESLRKLDGLIVA; encoded by the coding sequence ATGGCCGAAGTCAGTGCAGAGGCGCGCATCGAGGCACCGGCCGAGAAGGTCTGGGCCCAGCTGACGGACTTCAGCACGTACGGGGAGTGGAACGCCACCCACACCAGCTTCCCCAAGGGCGGCCCGGCCGTGCTGGAACTGGCGGGCACCTATGAGGAGAACATGAAGCTCATGGGGTTCCCGGCCGAGGTGACCTGGACGGTCTCCGAGCTGGAGGACTGCCGCCTGCTGACGACCACCGGGAAGGGCCCGATGGGCGTCAACCTGAAGATGCGCTATGCGCTGACGCCGGACGGGGACGCCACCACGGTCCGCATCGACGGCGAGTTCACGGGGGCGGCGGTCTCCCTGATGGCCGGCAAGCTCAAGGACTCGGCCACCGCGGCCCTCATCGAGTCACTGCGCAAACTGGACGGACTGATCGTCGCCTGA
- a CDS encoding PadR family transcriptional regulator: MRSHGHEHGHGHVHGPCGPGERGRGDFEGRRAAFGQFGPPFGGGPFGGGPFGGGRGRGGGRGRARRGDVRASILALLKDRPMHGYEMIQEIGERSGGAWRPSPGSVYPTLQLLEDEGLIVSASEGGKKLFTLTETGRAEAESGAEAPWEEAGRGVDWEGVNEIRQAGFGLMEAFGQVWKTGSADQREKALTVINDARKKLYLILAGEH, encoded by the coding sequence ATGCGTTCGCATGGACATGAGCATGGACACGGACATGTGCACGGCCCCTGCGGGCCCGGCGAGCGCGGGCGGGGTGACTTCGAGGGGCGCCGCGCGGCCTTCGGGCAGTTCGGTCCGCCGTTCGGTGGCGGACCCTTCGGCGGTGGCCCGTTCGGTGGCGGGCGCGGCCGGGGTGGCGGCCGGGGGAGGGCGCGCCGCGGTGACGTACGCGCCTCGATCCTGGCCCTGCTGAAGGACCGGCCGATGCATGGCTACGAGATGATCCAGGAGATCGGCGAGCGCAGCGGCGGGGCCTGGCGGCCCAGTCCCGGCTCGGTGTACCCGACCCTTCAGCTCCTGGAGGACGAGGGCCTGATCGTCAGCGCCAGCGAGGGCGGCAAGAAGCTGTTCACGCTGACCGAGACCGGTCGCGCCGAGGCGGAGTCGGGCGCCGAGGCGCCCTGGGAGGAGGCCGGTCGTGGCGTCGACTGGGAGGGCGTGAACGAGATCCGGCAGGCCGGGTTCGGTCTGATGGAGGCGTTCGGCCAGGTCTGGAAGACCGGTTCGGCCGATCAGCGCGAGAAGGCGCTCACGGTCATCAACGACGCCCGCAAGAAGCTCTATCTGATTCTCGCCGGCGAGCACTGA
- a CDS encoding Imm10 family immunity protein: protein MTYRFTARAARTEIDPDGYFTEAALAEREDGSGFILMFMAGEDEPDDQEIALGMDTHCLVTAGQGTAYGCVREAVLTGNVLHVSLNPDALEDLRLDDSEIEAVIEAPAEDVVQFREVLAQVLNYGRADAVPSRLAV from the coding sequence ATGACGTACCGATTCACCGCCCGCGCCGCCAGAACCGAGATCGACCCCGACGGCTACTTCACTGAAGCAGCCCTTGCCGAGCGAGAGGACGGCAGCGGCTTCATCCTGATGTTCATGGCGGGAGAGGACGAGCCCGACGACCAGGAGATAGCCCTCGGGATGGACACGCACTGCCTGGTCACAGCTGGCCAGGGGACCGCATACGGCTGTGTGCGTGAAGCCGTTCTGACGGGCAACGTCCTCCATGTCTCACTGAACCCTGACGCTCTGGAAGACCTGCGATTGGATGACAGCGAGATCGAGGCCGTCATCGAAGCACCGGCCGAAGACGTCGTCCAGTTCCGTGAAGTCCTTGCCCAGGTACTCAACTACGGGCGTGCGGACGCCGTACCCAGCCGCCTCGCCGTCTGA
- a CDS encoding DinB family protein, which translates to MSLELERPPRQADERTALIGWLDLQRQILRWKCKGLSDKDARRPVIPTSPAMTMAGLISHMRWTEHIWLEVLFLGGDKKQNPAFDESSKNADWHTDGRPLAELLAEYKAQCARSNEIVAAADLDDAGRHPDFRDGSANLRWILIHLVEETGRHAGHADIVRELLDGTKGYY; encoded by the coding sequence ATGTCATTGGAACTGGAACGCCCCCCGCGCCAAGCGGACGAACGCACCGCGCTCATCGGCTGGCTGGACCTGCAGCGGCAGATCCTGCGCTGGAAATGCAAAGGGCTGAGCGACAAGGACGCGCGCCGCCCGGTCATCCCGACCTCACCAGCCATGACGATGGCCGGTCTCATCTCCCACATGCGCTGGACCGAGCACATATGGCTGGAAGTGCTGTTCCTCGGCGGCGACAAGAAGCAGAACCCCGCATTCGACGAGTCAAGCAAGAACGCCGACTGGCACACCGACGGCCGCCCCCTCGCAGAGCTCCTCGCGGAGTACAAGGCCCAGTGCGCCCGCAGCAACGAGATCGTTGCCGCGGCCGACCTGGACGACGCCGGCCGCCACCCCGACTTCCGCGACGGCAGCGCCAACCTCCGCTGGATACTGATCCACCTCGTCGAGGAGACGGGGCGACACGCGGGGCACGCGGACATCGTCCGGGAGCTACTCGACGGCACGAAGGGCTACTACTAG